A single Brassica rapa cultivar Chiifu-401-42 chromosome A04, CAAS_Brap_v3.01, whole genome shotgun sequence DNA region contains:
- the LOC103864530 gene encoding F-box/kelch-repeat protein At1g64840 translates to MLQSAIKKKTSSSSSSSSSSSVSMMPDWSRLPEELLHIISENVEDCFDIVHARSVSNSWRSTFSFPCMLRRQSYSLPSFVNFPSESKGLCTLEKIPLFLFRVQTPPPASASEYLLGGIGRDESEDLTELPSPVQCSVKVKIPGYEPTLMNMRDGQIFPLGHQYRISCDSKDYRSVAFLQLNQEGREEFIVLLGFSSFFLGLRSSEMKWKLVMGFRTPLSDDIVTFRRRFYVTVRDTSLTKIYTFRIDPFSLRMTRLMPLNNVGSLKYLVPCGNDDELFMVEKFLSFYNNVIDFSRFTCKVSRLHEESDLWVEVSDLGDRVLFIRQQGNVSCSAKELPDGCGVSGNSILFTNELDNGTYVYKYGVDTGRGEDDINCWNFSGENRVTILSTSPVVSFRVEH, encoded by the coding sequence ATGCTACAATCTGCAATAAAAAAGaagacatcatcatcatcatcatcatcatcatcatcatccgtTTCCATGATGCCAGACTGGTCTCGTCTGCCAGAGGAGCTACTGCACATTATATCCGAGAATGTGGAGGACTGTTTCGATATTGTTCATGCTCGTTCTGTTTCCAACTCGTGGCGATCCACATTTTCCTTTCCTTGCATGTTACGCCGCCAAAGTTACTCTCTTCCTTCCTTCGTCAACTTCCCTAGCGAAAGCAAAGGCTTGTGCACCCTTGAGAAGATCCCTTTGTTCCTCTTTCGAGTCCAAACTCCTCCTCCTGCCTCGGCTTCTGAGTATTTGCTAGGAGGGATAGGCCGAGATGAGTCAGAGGATCTGACAGAGCTTCCATCTCCTGTTCAGTGTTCAGTGAAAGTGAAGATCCCAGGATACGAGCCAACTTTGATGAACATGCGTGACGGCCAGATCTTCCCTCTTGGCCATCAGTACAGAATCAGTTGTGATTCTAAAGACTACAGAAGCGTAGCTTTTCTTCAGCTAAACCAGGAGGGAAGAGAAGAATTCATTGTGCTTCTCGGCTTCAGTAGCTTTTTTTTGGGGTTAAGAAGTTCTGAAATGAAGTGGAAGCTGGTTATGGGATTCAGAACTCCTTTATCTGACGATATAGTAACTTTCAGACGCAGGTTTTATGTAACCGTTCGTGATACGAGTTTGACTAAGATCTATACTTTCAGGATAGATCCTTTCTCGTTGCGCATGACTCGCTTGATGCCCCTGAATAATGTGGGCTCGCTAAAATATCTGGTGCCATGTGGCAATGATGACGAACTTTTCATGGTTGAGAAATTCCTCTCTTTTTATAATAATGTAATAGATTTTTCTCGGTTTACATGCAAAGTGAGTAGGCTACATGAGGAAAGTGATCTATGGGTTGAGGTCAGTGACTTAGGAGACCGTGTGTTATTTATAAGACAGCAGGGAAATGTCTCATGCTCGGCTAAGGAGCTTCCTGATGGTTGTGGTGTGAGTGGGAACTCAATTCTGTTCACAAATGAGCTAGACAATGGAACATACGTCTATAAATATGGAGTGGATACAGGAAGAGGGGAAGATGATATCAACTGTTGGAATTTCTCAGGAGAGAATCGTGTGACTATCCTCAGTACATCTCCCGTGGTGAGTTTCCGTGTTGAACACTAA
- the LOC103864529 gene encoding cytochrome P450 705A1 has product MTAMVDLDIQNCLIFTLVFLFPTLFLFVFFFFKEPKNSFDLPPSPPSLPIIGHLHLIISSSMHKCFQKISSKYGQFLHLRIFHVPIVLVSSPTVAYEIFKAHDTNVSYRGPIAIDECIVFGSSGYIRAPSGDYWRFMKKIIMAKALGPQALERTRGVRLVELERFHRNLLDKAMKKESVEVGEEAMRLVNNTLGKMSMGSSFSVEDNDGGKVCELSVAFTSLCHKFCVAQVFHKPLEKLGISFLKKDVMEVSHRFEEHLEKILAKYEEKVEEHQGAEFMDALLESYQGENAEYKMTRKQIKALFAELFVGAGDSSSSTTRWAMAEIINNPKILERLREEIDSVVGKNRLVQETDLTNLPYLQAVVKEALRLHPVGAVVPREFQEGCTIGGFYIPEGTSLAVNSYAIMRDPDSWEDPCKFKPERFLTSSRSWKEEERKEQALKFLAFGAGRRGCPGSNLGSTFVGTAVGVMVQCFDWEIEGDKVNMEEASGLRFFMALAKPLKCTPSPRNMNHLPSDSRGQDYTRFQLANI; this is encoded by the exons ATGACAGCAATGGTCGACCTTGATATTCAAAATTGTTTGATCTTTACTCTCGTATTCCTCTTCCCAACCCTCTttctctttgtcttcttcttctttaaggAACCAAAGAACAGCTTTGATCTGCCTCCAAGCCCTCCTTCTCTTCCGATCATTGGTCATCTTCACCTTATCATCTCTTCTTCAATGCACAAGTGTTTTCAGAAAATCTCATCCAAGTACGGGCAATTCCTCCATCTCCGCATCTTCCACGTCCCCATCGTTCTCGTCTCCTCTCCCACAGTGGCCTATGAGATCTTCAAGGCTCACGACACGAACGTCTCCTATCGTGGTCCAATTGCTATCGATGAGTGCATTGTGTTTGGTTCTTCTGGCTACATCAGAGCTCCCTCTGGTGATTACTGGAGGTTCATGAAAAAGATCATCATGGCTAAGGCCCTCGGTCCCCAGGCGCTAGAGCGAACACGTGGCGTCCGTTTAGTTGAGCTAGAGAGGTTCCACAGGAACCTGCTGGATAAGGCCATGAAGAAAGAGAGCGTGGAGGTCGGCGAGGAAGCGATGAGACTCGTTAACAACACGCTGGGAAAGATGAGTATGGGAAGTAGTTTCTCAGTGGAGGACAATGACGGTGGGAAAGTGTGTGAACTATCAGTCGCGTTCACTTCCTTGTGCCACAAGTTTTGTGTGGCGCAAGTGTTTCATAAGCCGCTAGAGAAGCTAGGGATCTCATTCTTGAAAAAGGACGTGATGGAGGTTTCACACAGATTTGAAGAACATCTGGAAAAGATTCTTGCGAAATACGAAGAGAAAGTGGAGGAACATCAAGGTGCTGAGTTTATGGATGCATTGTTGGAATCTTATCAAGGCGAAAACGCAGAATATAAGATGACTAGGAAGCAAATTAAGGCGTTATTTGCG GAGCTTTTCGTTGGAGCAGGTGACTCCTCTTCTTCAACAACACGGTGGGCAATGGCAGAGATCATCAACAACCCTAAGATTCTTGAGAGACTAAGAGAAGAAATCGATTCAGTGGTGGGAAAAAATAGGTTGGTTCAAGAAACTGATCTAACAAATCTACCTTACTTGCAAGCTGTAGTCAAGGAAGCTCTAAGATTGCACCCTGTGGGAGCTGTGGTGCCAAGGGAGTTTCAAGAAGGCTGTACGATAGGAGGGTTCTACATACCGGAGGGAACATCACTTGCTGTTAATTCTTATGCTATCATGAGAGATCCTGATTCTTGGGAAGATCCTTGTAAGTTTAAGCCAGAGAGGTTTCTGACTTCTTCAAGATCATGGAAAGAGGAGGAGAGAAAAGAGCAAGCACTGAAGTTCCTCGCGTTTGGCGCAGGAAGGAGAGGATGTCCTGGATCAAATCTTGGTAGTACTTTTGTAGGAACCGCGGTTGGAGTGATGGTGCAGTGCTTTGATTGGGAAATCGAAGGAGATAAAGTCAACATGGAAGAAGCTTCAGGATTGAGATTCTTTATGGCTTTGGCTAAGCCACTTAAGTGCACTCCTAGTCCTCGAAATATGAACCATTTACCTTCTGATTCAAGAGGTCAGGATTACACTCGGTTTCAATTAGCTAACATATAA
- the LOC103864531 gene encoding transcription factor bHLH66 isoform X1 has translation MMDSLLTPSTSSHMQTPATTFDHEDFLNHIFASAPWPSVDETQGPQPPPSDGFVDSRNQQIMMMPLSSHQQNDNVDGSSAHALYNGFAATRSLPFHIPQGSGGGPMHQQGQTQRQPQQQASASTDTGGTAVSPSHSRTKVRARRGQATDPHSIAERLRRERIAERMKALQELVPNGNKTDKASMLDEIIDYVKFLQLQVKVLSMSRLGGAAYVSSQISEAGGSHESASSAVAGGNQPTGNSNDGLTMTEHQVAKLMEEDMGSAMQYLQGKGLCLMPISLATAISTATSHTRNSLIPGAADVGGSPSSSNLSGKTVQTMNTLKLNSNGNGMPEGSSSIAVKEAVTISKP, from the exons ATGATGGACTCCCTTCTAACTCCTTCAACTTCTTCCCATATGCAAACTCCGGCGACTACTTTCGACCACGAAGACTTCCTAAACCACATCTTTGCCTCCGCTCCATGGCCCTCGGTGGACGAAACTCAAGGTCCTCAGCCTCCTCCCTCTGATGGCTTCGTGGACTCGAGGAATCAACAGATCATGATGATGCCTTTATCATCTCATCAGCAAAACGACAACGTTGATGGCTCCTCCGCCCATGCTCTTTACAATGGCTTCGCCGCCACCAGATCTCTTCCTTTCCACATCCCTCAG GGGTCGGGAGGTGGACCGATGCACCAACAAGGCCAAACGCAAAGGCAACCACAACAGCAAGCGAGTGCGTCGACAGATACTGGTGGTACTGCGGTGTCTCCGTCCCATAGTAGGACTAAAGTCCGAGCTAGGAGAGGTCAAGCTACTGATCCTCACAGTATCGCCGAGAGG TTACGGAGAGAGAGAATTGCGGAGAGAATGAAAGCTCTTCAAGAACTTGTTCCTAACGGCAATAAg ACAGACAAGGCATCGATGCTCGATGAGATTATAGATTATGTTAAGTTCTTACAACTCCAAGTCAAG GTTCTGAGCATGAGCAGATTAGGTGGTGCTGCTTATGTTTCTTCTCAAATCTCTGAG gCAGGTGGGTCCCACGAGAGCGCGTCATCCGCCGTCGCCGGGGGTAACCAGCCTACCGGAAACTCCAACGACGGCTTGACGATGACGGAGCATCAAGTGGCGAAGCTAATGGAAGAAGACATGGGCTCGGCGATGCAATACCTTCAAGGAAAAGGTCTTTGTCTCATGCCTATATCTTTAGCCACTGCCATCTCAACCGCCACGAGCCACACGCGTAACTCTTTGATCCCTGGAGCTGCCGATGTCGGAGGTAGCCCTTCTTCTTCCAATCTATCCGGCAAGACCGTACAGACAATGAACACGTTGAAGTTAAATAGCAACGGTAACGGCATGCCTGAGGGATCGTCGTCTATCGCCGTCAAAGAGGCGGTAACCATTTCGAAGCCGTGA
- the LOC103864531 gene encoding transcription factor bHLH66 isoform X2 — protein sequence MMDSLLTPSTSSHMQTPATTFDHEDFLNHIFASAPWPSVDETQGPQPPPSDGFVDSRNQQIMMMPLSSHQQNDNVDGSSAHALYNGFAATRSLPFHIPQGSGGGPMHQQGQTQRQPQQQASASTDTGGTAVSPSHSRTKVRARRGQATDPHSIAERLRRERIAERMKALQELVPNGNKTDKASMLDEIIDYVKFLQLQVKVLSMSRLGGAAYVSSQISEESASSAVAGGNQPTGNSNDGLTMTEHQVAKLMEEDMGSAMQYLQGKGLCLMPISLATAISTATSHTRNSLIPGAADVGGSPSSSNLSGKTVQTMNTLKLNSNGNGMPEGSSSIAVKEAVTISKP from the exons ATGATGGACTCCCTTCTAACTCCTTCAACTTCTTCCCATATGCAAACTCCGGCGACTACTTTCGACCACGAAGACTTCCTAAACCACATCTTTGCCTCCGCTCCATGGCCCTCGGTGGACGAAACTCAAGGTCCTCAGCCTCCTCCCTCTGATGGCTTCGTGGACTCGAGGAATCAACAGATCATGATGATGCCTTTATCATCTCATCAGCAAAACGACAACGTTGATGGCTCCTCCGCCCATGCTCTTTACAATGGCTTCGCCGCCACCAGATCTCTTCCTTTCCACATCCCTCAG GGGTCGGGAGGTGGACCGATGCACCAACAAGGCCAAACGCAAAGGCAACCACAACAGCAAGCGAGTGCGTCGACAGATACTGGTGGTACTGCGGTGTCTCCGTCCCATAGTAGGACTAAAGTCCGAGCTAGGAGAGGTCAAGCTACTGATCCTCACAGTATCGCCGAGAGG TTACGGAGAGAGAGAATTGCGGAGAGAATGAAAGCTCTTCAAGAACTTGTTCCTAACGGCAATAAg ACAGACAAGGCATCGATGCTCGATGAGATTATAGATTATGTTAAGTTCTTACAACTCCAAGTCAAG GTTCTGAGCATGAGCAGATTAGGTGGTGCTGCTTATGTTTCTTCTCAAATCTCTGAG GAGAGCGCGTCATCCGCCGTCGCCGGGGGTAACCAGCCTACCGGAAACTCCAACGACGGCTTGACGATGACGGAGCATCAAGTGGCGAAGCTAATGGAAGAAGACATGGGCTCGGCGATGCAATACCTTCAAGGAAAAGGTCTTTGTCTCATGCCTATATCTTTAGCCACTGCCATCTCAACCGCCACGAGCCACACGCGTAACTCTTTGATCCCTGGAGCTGCCGATGTCGGAGGTAGCCCTTCTTCTTCCAATCTATCCGGCAAGACCGTACAGACAATGAACACGTTGAAGTTAAATAGCAACGGTAACGGCATGCCTGAGGGATCGTCGTCTATCGCCGTCAAAGAGGCGGTAACCATTTCGAAGCCGTGA
- the LOC103864639 gene encoding F-box/kelch-repeat protein At1g64840-like translates to MADWSLLPEELLNIISENVEDCFDIVHARSVSNSWRSTFSFPCMLRRQSYSLPSFANFPSESKDLCTLEKIPLFLFRVQTPPPASASEYFLGGIGRDESEDQTELPSPIQCSVKAKIPGSDPTLMNMRDGQIFPLGHQYRISCDSKEYRSLAFLPLHKEGREEFIVLLSFGRFLLALRSSEMKWELVMGFKAPSSDNIVTFRRRFYVTNHAGMTMIYTFSIDPLLHLTDVMPLNHTCSLVYLVPCGNDDELFLVEKFGSYSRVSNLCRFTCKVSRLHEESDLWVEVSDLGDRVLFIRQQGNVSCSAKELPDGCGVSGNSILFTNELYNGTYVYKYGVDTGREEDDLNCWRFSGENRVTILSTSPVVNFRVEH, encoded by the coding sequence ATGGCAGACTGGTCTCTTCTACCAGAGGAGCTACTGAACATTATATCCGAGAATGTGGAGGACTGTTTCGATATTGTTCATGCTCGTTCTGTTTCCAACTCGTGGCGATCCACATTTTCCTTTCCTTGCATGTTACGCCGCCAAAGTTACTCTCTTCCTTCCTTCGCCAACTTCCCTAGCGAAAGCAAAGACTTGTGCACCCTTGAGAAGATCCCTTTGTTCCTCTTTCGAGTCCAAACTCCTCCTCCTGCCTCGGCTTCTGAGTATTTTCTAGGAGGGATAGGCCGAGATGAGTCGGAGGATCAGACAGAACTTCCATCTCCTATTCAGTGTTCAGTGAAAGCGAAGATCCCAGGATCTGATCCAACTTTGATGAACATGCGTGACGGCCAGATCTTCCCTCTTGGCCATCAGTACAGAATCAGTTGTGATTCTAAAGAGTACAGAAGCCTAGCTTTTCTTCCCCTACACAAGGAGGGAAGAGAAGAATTCATTGTGCTTCTCAGCTTCGGTAGATTTTTGTTGGCGTTAAGAAGTTCTGAAATGAAGTGGGAGCTGGTTATGGGATTCAAAGCTCCTTCATCTGACAATATAGTAACTTTCAGACGCAGGTTTTATGTAACCAATCATGCGGGTATGACTATGATATATACTTTCAGTATCGATCCTCTCTTGCACCTGACTGACGTGATGCCCCTGAATCATACGTGCTCGCTAGTATATCTGGTGCCATGTGGCAATGATGACGAACTTTTCCTGGTTGAGAAATTCGGCTCTTATTCTAGGGTATCAAATTTGTGTCGGTTTACATGCAAAGTGAGTAGGCTACATGAGGAAAGTGATCTATGGGTTGAGGTCAGTGACTTAGGAGACCGTGTGTTATTTATAAGACAGCAGGGAAATGTCTCATGCTCGGCTAAGGAGCTTCCTGATGGTTGTGGTGTGAGTGGGAACTCAATTCTGTTCACAAATGAGCTATACAATGGAACATACGTCTATAAATATGGAGTGGATACAGGAAGAGAGGAAGATGATCTCAACTGTTGGAGGTTCTCAGGAGAGAATCGTGTGACGATCCTCAGTACATCTCCCGTGGTGAATTTCCGCGTTGAACACTAA